In Kitasatospora gansuensis, a genomic segment contains:
- a CDS encoding AAA family ATPase: MYISRLEVENLRGFRGVRNVDLDLTRPDGSHAGWTVLAGPNGAGKTTLLAALAAALGEETDPAGWLAPGQDEGGVRLDGAHWRVTRTEDGVSARRNGVLGFWAGYRARRELTDGIGWLVGQQLHALERQPGAVELVAGVRALLDDGLLPAGQRIGRIDSDGLQIQCGDSEFRLSGGVAAVVCLVLDLLARIHQAHPEQELVIDGTPPSVPVPGVVLIDEVEAHLHPEWQQRLGEWLVGHFTGLQFIVSTHSPYVCQSADPGGLVRLAGPGEESAPYVLDEDLYQRIVYGSGDDTALTELFGLPSVYSPQAEAERRLLIALERKLYAGHASSAEVAEYRELGARLNASLAARVDEARDRLGGGR; this comes from the coding sequence ATGTACATCTCCAGGCTCGAAGTGGAGAACCTGCGCGGCTTCCGGGGTGTCAGGAACGTCGATCTGGACCTGACCCGGCCGGACGGCTCGCACGCCGGCTGGACGGTGCTGGCCGGGCCGAACGGCGCGGGCAAGACCACCCTGCTGGCGGCCCTCGCGGCGGCCCTGGGCGAGGAGACCGACCCGGCGGGCTGGCTGGCGCCGGGTCAGGACGAGGGCGGCGTCCGGCTGGACGGCGCGCACTGGCGGGTCACCCGGACCGAGGACGGCGTCAGCGCCCGGCGCAACGGCGTGCTCGGCTTCTGGGCCGGCTACCGCGCCCGGCGTGAACTCACCGACGGCATCGGCTGGTTGGTCGGCCAGCAACTGCACGCCCTGGAGCGCCAGCCCGGCGCGGTCGAACTGGTCGCCGGGGTGCGGGCGCTGCTCGACGACGGGCTGCTGCCGGCCGGCCAGCGGATCGGCCGGATCGACTCCGACGGCCTCCAGATCCAGTGCGGCGACAGCGAGTTCCGGCTCTCCGGTGGAGTCGCCGCCGTGGTGTGCCTGGTGCTCGACCTGCTGGCCCGGATCCACCAGGCCCACCCGGAGCAGGAGTTGGTGATCGACGGTACGCCGCCGAGCGTGCCGGTGCCCGGCGTGGTGCTGATCGACGAGGTCGAGGCGCACCTGCACCCGGAGTGGCAGCAGCGGCTGGGCGAGTGGCTGGTCGGGCACTTCACCGGCCTCCAGTTCATCGTCAGCACCCACAGCCCGTACGTCTGCCAGTCCGCCGACCCCGGCGGGCTGGTCCGACTGGCAGGCCCCGGCGAGGAGTCGGCCCCGTACGTGCTGGACGAGGACCTGTACCAGCGGATCGTCTACGGCAGCGGGGACGACACCGCGCTGACCGAGCTGTTCGGGCTGCCGAGCGTCTACTCCCCGCAGGCGGAGGCCGAGCGTCGGCTGCTGATCGCGCTGGAGCGCAAGCTGTACGCGGGCCACGCCTCCAGCGCCGAGGTGGCCGAGTACCGGGAGCTGGGCGCCCGGCTGAACGCCTCGCTGGCCGCCAGGGTGGACGAGGCCAGGGACAGGCTGGGCGGTGGCCGATGA
- a CDS encoding HNH endonuclease, whose protein sequence is MIPLQRPPLTEQLEADLARRTEAIRKAGPTTATGRAAWRTARDPKAKLRTLLHRMTPGLLRCMYCGDNLGTDIDHFEPIARAPLRTFDWHNHLLACAYCNSNQKRDRFPCDPASGDPLLIDPATEDPADHLLLYLESGAYQGLTAKGHATIDVFALNSRAELVRGRRLAFTVVKALLRDWHTRTAAGDHATAAEIADALDLLWQADVVRAVYRLADNRPLAEVVLGAEALAALIELS, encoded by the coding sequence ATGATCCCGCTGCAACGCCCCCCGCTGACCGAGCAGTTGGAGGCCGACCTGGCCCGCCGCACCGAGGCGATCCGGAAGGCCGGGCCGACCACCGCGACCGGCCGGGCGGCCTGGCGGACGGCCCGCGACCCCAAGGCCAAGCTGCGCACCCTGCTGCACCGGATGACCCCCGGACTGCTGCGCTGCATGTACTGCGGCGACAACCTGGGCACGGACATCGACCACTTCGAGCCGATCGCCCGGGCGCCGCTGCGCACCTTCGACTGGCACAACCACCTGCTGGCCTGCGCCTACTGCAACTCCAACCAGAAGCGCGACCGCTTCCCCTGCGACCCGGCCAGCGGCGATCCGCTGCTGATAGACCCGGCCACCGAGGACCCGGCCGACCACCTGCTGCTCTACCTCGAGTCCGGCGCCTACCAGGGCCTGACCGCCAAGGGCCACGCCACCATCGACGTCTTCGCCCTCAACTCCCGGGCGGAGCTGGTGCGGGGGCGCCGGCTGGCGTTCACCGTGGTCAAGGCGCTGCTCCGGGACTGGCACACCAGGACGGCCGCCGGCGACCACGCCACCGCCGCCGAGATCGCCGACGCCCTCGACCTGCTCTGGCAGGCCGACGTGGTCCGCGCGGTGTACCGCCTGGCCGACAACCGCCCGCTGGCGGAAGTGGTCCTGGGAGCCGAGGCCCTGGCCGCTCTGATCGAACTCAGCTGA
- a CDS encoding ATP-binding SpoIIE family protein phosphatase, protein MRDLPEPLTGQPPAVPPQRRPPPLPGGRARTAERLAYLDSATRRINTSLDLAATLRNLGKVLVPALADAAVVHLREPLPDLERDPGSPTSLTIHHRHGTRLGRRAGTRRLRAGGPAARALDQQFPTGPVVLGTPSAARLRPLLEELYGARTLGRLASGTALLALPLRGRKTVLGLLLLIRRPGKSTPAAPRPTPFGGAPQTSDAFELTTAYDAALAFDATDTATAAHLATQGGLAVDTALRYTREWEIADELQRSMLPTHLPQRHGVRLAHRYLPCERGTQVGGDWYDSVPLPGNRVALIVGDVMGHSLTSAAIMGQLRTSAQTLAALDLPPHEVLYHLDEQAQRLGREQHLATCVYAVYDPIANRVVLANAGHVPPVLVGPDGRAELLDLPSGAPIGVGGVDFTSVELPAPPGSALMLFTDGLVESRRRSLTTGLELLRARLSGAHGHSPEHLCQEALRILPPGDRADDVALLAAAFDGIPAEDVAYWYLQPRHETPGRARRLVGHALRRWGLETLAENTELMVSELVTNAIQHATRPVTLRLVRTSVLRCEVGDDSALLPRARRAGPEDERGRGLQIVARCAERWGATRLGAGKVVWFEQRLPTGLS, encoded by the coding sequence GGCGTACCTGGACAGCGCTACCCGGCGGATCAACACCTCGCTCGACCTGGCCGCGACGCTGCGCAACCTCGGCAAGGTGCTGGTCCCGGCGCTCGCCGACGCGGCCGTGGTGCACCTGCGCGAGCCGCTGCCCGACCTGGAGCGCGACCCGGGCAGTCCGACCTCGCTGACCATCCATCACCGGCACGGCACCCGGCTCGGCCGCCGGGCCGGGACGCGTCGGCTACGGGCCGGCGGGCCGGCGGCCCGGGCGCTCGACCAGCAGTTCCCGACCGGTCCCGTGGTGCTCGGCACCCCGTCCGCCGCCCGGCTCCGGCCGCTGCTGGAGGAGCTCTACGGCGCCCGGACGCTGGGCCGGCTCGCCAGCGGCACGGCGCTGCTGGCCCTGCCGCTGCGCGGCCGCAAGACGGTGCTCGGCCTGCTGCTGCTGATCCGGCGGCCCGGCAAGAGCACCCCGGCCGCGCCCCGGCCGACGCCGTTCGGCGGCGCCCCGCAGACCTCGGACGCCTTCGAGCTGACCACCGCGTACGACGCCGCGCTGGCCTTCGACGCCACCGACACCGCCACCGCCGCCCACCTGGCCACCCAGGGCGGGCTCGCGGTGGACACCGCACTGCGCTACACCCGCGAGTGGGAGATCGCCGACGAGCTGCAGCGCAGCATGCTGCCCACCCACCTGCCGCAGCGGCACGGAGTCCGGCTGGCGCACCGTTACCTGCCCTGCGAGCGCGGCACCCAGGTCGGCGGGGACTGGTACGACTCCGTCCCGCTGCCCGGCAACCGGGTCGCCCTGATCGTCGGCGACGTGATGGGCCACTCGCTCACCTCGGCCGCCATCATGGGCCAGCTGCGCACCAGCGCGCAGACCCTGGCCGCCCTCGACCTGCCCCCGCACGAGGTGCTCTACCACCTCGACGAACAGGCCCAACGTCTGGGCCGGGAACAGCACTTGGCGACCTGCGTGTACGCGGTCTACGACCCGATCGCGAACCGGGTGGTGCTCGCCAACGCGGGCCACGTACCGCCGGTGCTGGTCGGCCCGGACGGGCGGGCCGAGCTGCTGGACCTGCCGTCCGGGGCACCGATCGGGGTCGGCGGGGTGGACTTCACCTCGGTCGAGCTGCCCGCGCCGCCCGGTTCGGCCCTGATGCTGTTCACCGACGGCCTGGTGGAGTCCCGGCGACGGTCGCTCACCACCGGCCTGGAGCTGCTCCGGGCCCGGCTGAGCGGCGCGCACGGGCACTCCCCCGAGCACCTCTGCCAGGAGGCGCTGCGCATCCTGCCGCCCGGCGACCGGGCCGACGACGTCGCCCTGCTGGCCGCCGCCTTCGACGGCATCCCGGCCGAGGACGTGGCGTACTGGTACCTCCAGCCCCGGCACGAAACCCCGGGCCGAGCACGGCGGTTGGTCGGCCACGCGCTGCGCCGGTGGGGGCTGGAGACGCTCGCGGAGAACACCGAGCTGATGGTGAGTGAGCTGGTGACGAACGCGATCCAGCACGCGACCAGGCCGGTGACGCTTCGGCTGGTGCGGACTTCGGTGCTGCGGTGCGAGGTGGGGGACGACAGTGCGTTGTTGCCCCGGGCGCGGCGGGCGGGGCCGGAGGACGAGCGGGGGCGGGGGTTGCAGATAGTGGCGCGGTGTGCGGAGCGCTGGGGGGCTACCCGGCTCGGGGCGGGCAAGGTGGTGTGGTTCGAGCAGCGGTTGCCGACGGGGCTCAGCTGA